The genomic window CACCGCAGGTCAGCGCGCCCTTCCCTGCCCGGCTTCGTTGAGCACTTCGGACGCGGTGACCATTTCGCCGAGCTGCACCCAATCTGCACCCACATGCAAGGCCAGGCCGTTCAGCAGCTCCTTACCGCTCCGACCTGCGGATACTCCCCTGCCAGGCGACATAGAGTGCCGTCGACTGCTGCTCAAAACCGCTGAGCGCTCCGGTGTGAACTGGGAGCTCACGTAGTCAGTTGTGATTTCGTTTGTGGGCGCCAGGTCGATGCCGACCATGCCGACGCCGAGGGCGGTGACGCCAGTCTTAGGCGGGCTGAGCGGCACCAAGCTCACCGGACTTGCAGGGCGATGGCGAAGCCGTTGAGCTTTCCTGCCGCGCTCTACCCCGACGGCCCCCAGGAAAGGTTATCGAGCAGATAGCTGCTCAACATGCCTAGGACTTGTCCCTGAGCAGTTGGTGAGCGAGCAGAACGGTGTCCTGGCTGGGCGCGGCATCGAGGTCACGCAGCGCCGTCGTAAGGCCGTTCAGCAGGGCGGTCACGCCTTCGAGCTGACCGAGGCGGTGGCGCACGCGCATCGCTGCCCGGTAGAGCTCTTCGTTGTACCGGTCCAAGCAGAGTGCCTTGTCGAGCACAGCCGACGCCGCCATCGGGTCGGTGGCGAGTAGATCCTCAGCCAGGAGCAGGTGGGCTTCCGTCGCCCACTGTCGCGCCTTTTCCCGGTACGGCTCGACCCAGTCGTAGTCGCATCCGTACGCCAGCGGGGCGGTGTAGAGGTCGCAGGCTCGCTGCAGCATGGTGGTGCGCTCGGGCGGCGTGGTGGTGCGGGCGCGGGTGAGACTGTCTCGCAGTTCCCACAGGTCGACGTCAACGGTTTGGGGGTCGAGGCGGTAGCGGTCGTTGGCGCCACGTTTGAGGACGTAGCCACCGGGCCGCCGGCCGCCGGACCGGCCCAGGACGTGGCGCAGGTTGGAGGCGTTGGTGTGGATCCGCTGGTCGGCTTGGCGGATGCGCGCGTCGGGGACGAGGTATTCGCCGAGGGTGCGGGTGTCGGCACCGTCGGGGTGGCAGGCCAGGTAGACGGCAAGTTCAGCGGCTTTGGCGCGCAGGGGCCTGCCGGGCGCGGTGAGGTGCTCGACGCGGGGGATGCCAAGCAAGCGAAGCTGTGCGGGCCCTTGCCGGCTCGTGGAAGCAGGGATCTCAGGCGGGTTGCTCTCATCTCTGCCCGTCTGGTCGCCTGCGGTGATGGGCGGCGGGGCGACGGAGACGCCGGTGTGGGCCTCCTGCAGCGTGGCCAGGGCCGCCAGTGCGGTGTCGACATCGAGCACCGCCATGCGCGGCTCGACATCTTGCGACGGGCCGGTGACCAGCGAGGTCATGCCGCGGCTGTCGACGTCGACGGTACGGCCGTGCGCCCAGTGGCCGAGCAGCAGCCCGGTGACATCTCGGTCGGCGCCGATGCCGAGGGTGATGTGGGCCCTCACGGCCAGCTGCCCGTCCGGTGCGGCGCTGATGAGCAGAAGCGCCGCCGGTGGCGGCTGGCTGTTGGCCTCCCGCAAGCGGGCCCACCGCAACAGGTGTTCGTCGGCGATGGTGAGCGACTCGTCGACGTCATTGGTCAGCTTGAGGCGCCGCCAGGGGGTGAGGGCCTCAACGCTGTCCGCGCCGAGCAGCTCGGCGAGCGTGGGTCGGTCGATGACGACTGTCGTCTGCCGCTCCGGGTGGCCGGGGCCACCGTCGGCGAGGGCGCTGATCAGGGCGGCGCGGGCCGCGGCGTGGGCACCAGGTCCGGTCAAGCCGACCCCGCCGGGTGCGACCGCCGGCAGCGGTGGCACGGCGTATGCCCGTTCGAGGAGGCCTTGACTGGCGGGGGCCTGCCGGTTGACCTGCTGGTGAATGTGCACCACGGCCTGTGGTAGCTCGGGTGGTTCATGGTTCGGGACGTAGCGGCGGCGTCGATGCAGCCAGACCAGTGCGGCGGCGGCGCTGATGGCGGTGGCGACGGACCAGGGGATGAATGCGCCGGACGGCAGGTTCAGCCCATGCGCTGCCTCTGCCCGATCACCGCCGTGGTCCTCCCAGACGCCGTGAGCGGGTTGATCGGCCCTGCCGGTCGAGGCGTCCGGGGTGGGAACGAGACTCTTCGCCTTCGACGGCGGCGGTTTGGTTTGCTGGTCCCGCGGCCCCGCCGGTACGGGTCGCGCCGCGGCGGGTGGCCGAGCGTCGGCGGGTAGTCGCAGTTCCCAGCCGGGATAGATGAGGTCGCAGTCGCGCAGGGTGCCGCCGGGGAAATGGCGGTGCCGGTTGAGCCTGCAAATTTCCGGCCACCGGCCGGAGTCACCCAGCCAGCGCTTTGCAATTGTCGACAGTGAGTCGTTGCGCTCAACGACGTAGACATACCGTTGAGACCCGACCTGAATGAGCGCCGGTCCTTGGGCTGCGGCCTGCTGCGGGATGGCGGCCGCCTCGACGGGAGGCTTCGCGGGGGTGGCGTCGAGCCGGCTACCGGCGGTGAGGGTGAGCGCTGCGGAGCCGGCGAGCCCAAACACGAGCCGGTGTAGGGGTGCCGGAAGCCGCGGCAGTGACAGGCGACGGGGGGCGAGCAGGACCAGCAGCTCGATCAGCAGCAGCACCGCAAAGGCCGCCCACAGCAGCCACAGACTCAGCAGCGCCGCGTCCACGAGTCCTGCGGCGGTGATTGCCCGGTCGGATCGCCCGAACCAGTCAACGGTCTGGTGCCAGCTGGGCAACCGCTTGGCAGGGCCTCCCCCAGCCAGCCACAGCGCCGCGGGCGGCCCCGCTAAAAAAGCCAGGAGGCCCGCCACCGACCTCACAAGCCGACCGAAGGAAGCGCCGTCCTGGCGGTTGTCGGCTGGTTGATGGACTGTCGGTAGGTGGCTGTACTCGGCGAGCTTGCGGGCCGCTTGCGGCGACCGTTGCGGCATCCGTACTCCCCCGGGCCGACGATGATCCTCCTGCGATACATGACAATGATGGAGAACCGCCATCGAAGGCCACAACTTTTCTCACCATCCGCACACAATGGATCACCACACGTCTCCGGTCTCATACACTGCGCGACGATCAGCCAGACTGCCCTCCATGTCGGTTCCGGGCGCGCATCTCTGCGTTGATCTCGCCTCGTCGGCGGTCGCCGCTATCGCCTGGCGCGACGGCATCTACGTCCCGATCCTGTTCGACGGCAAGCCCACCTTCGCGCCCGCAGGGATACTCGGCGCCGACGGACTCGGGACCATCGTGCCCGACGGCAAGCATTCCTCGCACAGCCCGCCCGACAGCGGACCCACCGCCGCCCCTAGTGACCACACCGCTGAGCTCCTACGCCAAGTCGCCGCCGTCGCCGGCACTCAGGTAGGGCTCATCGGCTCGACCACCATCGTCATAACGCCCCAGTGGGGGCCGCGCCGAAGGAACCGCCTCACGCAGGCGGCGCAACGAGCAGGACTTCCCGCGCCGGCCATGGTCACCGCCCCCGCAGCGCTGGTCGCACACGTCACCGCACACCAGCCGTCCCTGCCCGACGGCGCGTGTGTGCTGGTCTGCGAGACCGAGGTACGTCCTCCCCGCCTCACCGTTCTGCAGATCAACGGCGGCGCTTGGCACGACCTCGCCACCCGCACCATCCCCGTGGCCCACATCGACGACGTGCTCGCCCGCCAGCTACAGGGCTCACCGGCCGAACAGCATCACCGGTCCGCGGCGCAGGGCGGGCGCGAGGACGACGCCACCCGGCAGGTCAGGGAATCGGTCCGCCAAGCCCGCGCATTGCTGGCCACCCAGGAGCGGGCCCCGGTGCTCCTCCCCCACCCACGTCCACCTGCCGTGATCACCCGTGCCGACCTCCACGCCGCAGCACAACCTCTCACCGAGCAGGTACCCGGTGCAGTCGCGGAGCTGCTCGACACGGCCGACGTCGACGCCGCACACCTGGCCATGGTCGTTGCCGCCGACACCGGAGGGGCACCCGAGCTCCCCACGCAGCTGGCCGCCGCCACCGGAGTCCAACCCGTGATCGTCAACCATCCCCATGCCGCCGCCAGCGGAGCCCTGACGCTCACCGCGACACCACTGACCGCAATCGCCGCGCGACTGCCCCGCACCCGGCTGCGCATCCGCGACCTCGCGGCCGCGCTGATCATCGGGGGCTGCGCGCTCGCCCTGTTCGTGCAGGCCATCCTGACCGCTGACGTCACCACGATCGGCATCCGGGTGATCGGGGCCCGCACATCCCTGCCGCAGCTGGGCACCGCGGCAGCACTTGCCGCCGTGACCGCTCTGGCCGTCGCGCAGCTCGCCCCCACCACGTGGCTCGCAGGGTCGCCCACCTCACGGACGGACGAACCGACGACGGCGGCACTCATCCGCCGCTCCTATCTCGCCGCAGCCGCGCTCGGCACCACCGCAGCCGCATTCCTCGGCCTTGCAGCCGGCACGTCCCTCGGAATCGACTACACCCCTCACCTGAAATGGGCCCTCACCACAGCTGCCCCACTGGGGGCGAGCGCCGTCCTCATCGCCCTCGTCGCACCGCGTATCCCCGCCGCCGACCTCCCAACCTGGCTCGGCCGCGCCCGCCCGGTGATCCTGCCGATCATGCTGGCGGCAGCAGGCATGCTCCTCATGCGCGCCGCGGTCAGCCTCACCCCACCCGCCGACCTGATTCCCGCGCCCGGCCTCATCGGCACCGCCGGAGCCGCCATCCTCGGAGCAGCCACCGCCCTGACGGCCACCGACCACCGCACCCTACGAGTGATCACCCTGCCAGCACTGAGCCTCGGCTACGCCATCGTCTTCACGGGTGCCACCAGCGGGACGCTGATCATCGGATACTGCCTGGCCATCCTGTGGTGGGCGATACGCCTCACCGCATACACCACGCGCCTGGCCTTTCCCGGCGCCACGGCGAAGCTGCGCCGCCTTCTCGACGGTGATCCCGCCCAGCCACCGGAACTGCTGGCTGCAGAGGTGCGCGGGCGAGACGAGAATGGCGGAGATGCGGCACGGTAAGACTTCGATCAGCGACGGATGAGCCAGCACGAACTCGTACCCGAGCAGGGCACGCCAGAACGGCAGCACCTCGGAACGGACCAGCGCGTCGATGGTGACCTGGACGTTCTGCCCGGCGGACGGGTCGGCGGGCAGGCCCAGCTCGCGGGCGACCGCCGAAATCCGCCGGGCCAGCTCCACGTCGCCCGCGGTCAGCCCGTAGAAGCCGGGAATGATCGTGATCAGCCGCACAGTCACACCGCCGTGCCGCAGGTCGACGTCGGGGTGGTGGCCGTCCAGGCCGGCCAGCTCGCCGATCGCCTGGACGAGCCGGGCGCCGGCCGCGAACGACCCGGTGCGGAAGTAGGCGCACGCTCCCTCGCCCAGCACCCGCCAGTCCCCGACCCCGTCTGCCTCGTGGAACTGACGCGGGGTGATCCGCTCGGTCGGGTCCGTCGACACCTCAGCCATGTCACTCCTCTCCGCGGCCAGGCCAGCGCGCGGGAGCTGGCCCGGGAGCTGGACGTCAGCGAGCGGACCGTGCAGCGGGACGTCGAGGCGCTAGCGGCGGCCGGGATACCGCTCGACCGGGGCCGGCGGGCGGATGCCGCCTCGATCGCGGCGGCCGGGATACCGCTCGACCGGGGCCGGCGGGCGGATGCCGCCTCGATCGCGGCTACCGCACCCGGCTGACCGGGGTCGGCCTGGACGAGGCCGGAGCGTTGGCGTTCCTCGGCCTCGCCGGCCCGGCCGAGCAGCTGGGGCTGGGCGAGATGCTGGAGGGCGCACGGATCAAGGTCTGGGCCAGCCTGACCGGCGAGGCGCGGGAGCGCGCCGGCCGGACGGTGGAGCGGTTCCACCTGGACCCGGTCCGCTGGCACGGCACGCCCGAGCCGGTACCGTGCCTGACCCAGCTCGCCGAAGCGTCTGGCGCGATCGTCGGGTGCGCCTGCGGTACGTACGGGACGGGCGGGCGGCCACCCGGGAGGTCGACCCCCTCGGGCTCGTCCTCGGACCTTGCGAGGCCCCCGTCACCGCGGGTCCATCCGGTGCGGCGCCGGACCGCCGGAGCGGTCCGGCGCCA from Micromonospora kangleipakensis includes these protein-coding regions:
- a CDS encoding LysM peptidoglycan-binding domain-containing protein, producing MPQRSPQAARKLAEYSHLPTVHQPADNRQDGASFGRLVRSVAGLLAFLAGPPAALWLAGGGPAKRLPSWHQTVDWFGRSDRAITAAGLVDAALLSLWLLWAAFAVLLLIELLVLLAPRRLSLPRLPAPLHRLVFGLAGSAALTLTAGSRLDATPAKPPVEAAAIPQQAAAQGPALIQVGSQRYVYVVERNDSLSTIAKRWLGDSGRWPEICRLNRHRHFPGGTLRDCDLIYPGWELRLPADARPPAAARPVPAGPRDQQTKPPPSKAKSLVPTPDASTGRADQPAHGVWEDHGGDRAEAAHGLNLPSGAFIPWSVATAISAAAALVWLHRRRRYVPNHEPPELPQAVVHIHQQVNRQAPASQGLLERAYAVPPLPAVAPGGVGLTGPGAHAAARAALISALADGGPGHPERQTTVVIDRPTLAELLGADSVEALTPWRRLKLTNDVDESLTIADEHLLRWARLREANSQPPPAALLLISAAPDGQLAVRAHITLGIGADRDVTGLLLGHWAHGRTVDVDSRGMTSLVTGPSQDVEPRMAVLDVDTALAALATLQEAHTGVSVAPPPITAGDQTGRDESNPPEIPASTSRQGPAQLRLLGIPRVEHLTAPGRPLRAKAAELAVYLACHPDGADTRTLGEYLVPDARIRQADQRIHTNASNLRHVLGRSGGRRPGGYVLKRGANDRYRLDPQTVDVDLWELRDSLTRARTTTPPERTTMLQRACDLYTAPLAYGCDYDWVEPYREKARQWATEAHLLLAEDLLATDPMAASAVLDKALCLDRYNEELYRAAMRVRHRLGQLEGVTALLNGLTTALRDLDAAPSQDTVLLAHQLLRDKS
- a CDS encoding helix-turn-helix domain-containing protein, with the protein product MELTRGDPLGRVRRHLSHVTPLRGQASARELARELDVSERTVQRDVEALAAAGIPLDRGRRADAASIAAAGIPLDRGRRADAASIAATAPG